The Rhipicephalus sanguineus isolate Rsan-2018 chromosome 4, BIME_Rsan_1.4, whole genome shotgun sequence DNA window ACCACTGCCACGGAATGAAAACAAGCTGCTGGAGCTTACAGAAGACGCATTCAAGTGTAGTGACACTAAGGTTACACATTATACTGGCATGGCAAACTGCAATTCTCTATGCAGTGTTCAATGTTTGAGAGATTtgtgtcacacaatgcaaatgaTAGTTTGCTAAAGTTCCAAGAATTCCTTCTCTTCATTATGAAATTGAAGCTAAACTTTGTGGGGTTGCATGCGCAACCCAGTGTCCTAACGCGGCGCCTCGGCTCATGATATGTACTCGTACGCAATGGAGAGAGGGGTTGTGTTGGAAGGGGGCATTTTGCCACTCCCGCTGCCCTTCGCGCACTGCGCTCATTCTGCAGCCGAGACGTCCCATTCCCTCCTTCCCCTTTTGTGGGGAGATTCCTCCTCTCAACCCGAGGAACGCGCGTCGCTTTCTCGGGGTCTTTGGTCTTGGGAGGTGACTGACGACATCGGACCCAAGTCGCGAGTACtgccgccgccatcaacccctgcggtgccccggccatggagtgcgaactaccgccccagaccggagtgcaaaagccacACGAGGCGAGCTGAACGGTTATTCTCTCAACATGTGCTTGCTATATGTTAAcggttgtttcccccagtagtgtggaacactccgccgctgaggtgttctgttaacttgatgtgctactGTATTTGTTGCAATTGGCAGATATGTATCTGAGGTGCATACGTCGGCAAAAAGAGTGtagctcagactcactcaaataatgtattttccgattagggctcactcggactcagactcaccaaaattttcctgaaccggactcactcggactcagactcatcaaaatttttctcaaccatactcaccaaaatattactcagccggactcactcagactcgatcTGAGTTaagagtgagtctgggtgagtcgactcatgaggccGTTatcgtaaaattagcttttccgatcatggtgtcaatgctttttaacaccaatttctcacataatcggtgctctacgatatgccttaTGATCTTGTATCAtcaagtacgagttatcagtggtttaaATACTAGTAGGccgtttttatgaaatacgcgactcacacgagatatttatatcaagaacttcccgtaaAAGAGTGCGGGGGCAGATGATAACACCTCCCCTTCCActttaactcacgcctctgatcaataatattgaggtggcgcataaacacgagtgcgttgagatatgtgttaatagacttgagtataaatgtaagtcgatataaggctgacagtaatgctgaagatgagtagataggacgatAGGTAGGCAATaagaggtggagctcactcagactctctcaaCAAATATACTTTGCGCTTGGGACTCACACGTACTCACACTCACCAAAGatttccttaaccggactcactcagactcgccaaaatgtttctcaaccggactcactctgactgaAACTCACTAAGattttcctcagccagactcacttgGATTCAggctcatggctcgatctgagtctgattgagtctgagtgaatcgactcatgagtgagtttgccgacctatggtgaggtgaataaacaccctcgcttgaaagacttgtctctgtccccacagGCCTGAAActcgccgcggtcgcaactcaacgGGAACCGCGCGATAGGCgttcacagctctgactgttagggacACTCCGATAGCgcgcagagtgatccaaacgagggacaggttcgcacgcgcggcttgttgtgttTATGTTTCATATAAGAACCCCTATATCTTGCACATTAGTGACCCTACCTTCAGATTTAGTGCGTCTGATGCCACAGTGTCACACATATTTGACAAGTGGCTGTATGCTGCCTATTGCTGTCCAAGAACTCAAATATTGTGGCCAGAACGAAGTGCTCTGACAGGCAAAATGCCTCAAGCATTTTAAGATTCTTTTGGAGAAAATCTTGCCGTCATAATTGACTGCTTTGAGATCAAGACAGAGAAACCATCTTCTTACCTCCCCAGAAGTGAGACATGGTCTCAGTGCAATACAGCAAAGTATCTAATTGGTATAGCACCACAAAGCATCGTCAACTTTATCGCTGAAGGCTGGGGAGGGCGCTGTAGTGACAGGCACATAACTGAACACTGTGGCCTCTCAGACAATTTACTTCCAGGTTACGTTCTAGCAGACCAAGGGTTCAATGTGTCTGAAAGTGTCGGCTTCTGCTGTCAAACTTTATGTACTAGCATTCACAAAGGGCAGGAAACAACTGCCCGCTGCAGATGTGCTGAGCACTAGGAAACTGGCTAGTGTTAGGGTCCATGTTGAGCGAGTTATTGGGCTAATCGGGAATAAGTATGTCATCCTGAAGGCCACACTGCCTGTTGACTATGCCGTTTGCAGACAGGGAGATATGACACCTCTAGACAAAATTGTTACTGTCTGCTGTGCCCTTTACAATTCGTACCCATCAATAGTTGCATTGCAAAAACAGAATGATGAAGCCTGTTTTAGTTGGGGAATGGCACTGGTTCAAATCTCCCCAATATACTTTTCCCCCTAATCATTTTATTTCAGAGGGCAGAGATACAAATATGTTGTATTAGCCTTTGCAATAGATGCCACGCTGTACTGGACGCCATGTCATGTATAGTTTTGTggcatctgtgtgtgtgtgggtgtgtgttgcACTTCTTTGGCAATGCTGTGTTTTTATGGCTTCATCTGTCTTCTTAAAAATATGGCAGAGGTGAAATACTTGTGTTGAGCAGCAATGGTAAACAGATCAGCATTGTCACTTTTCTTTTGTGTTGGCATGCATTATGTGCACCATTTTGCATGGCCTGCATTCATTATACACCGGCCGGATCATCGGCCAAGTTCTCTAAATGGGCATGCTTTGCCCGTACGGGCTCCTTGAAGTAGTGTTGATATTCTGGCAGCACTGAAAATATTGCGGGTACAACATTAGCACTTTCAATAGCTTTGTAGAAGTCTCTTAGTTCCTGTTCTGTTGGCGCTGGAATGTCCACCTCTTTTTCCACTTCAGTCTCTGCTGAACTGCAGCTGTTGATGATATCGTCCTGCTTTCGCTTTTTGACCCTGGATGAAGTGAAGTCAATGTCTTTGAGTCTCTTAAAGTGTACCTCCTCAACATAGGCAGGAAGCCAGGTGTTGCTCAGTGACGTGCAGCTGGTAGCGTTTCTCATCTGCACACTAGTTTCTACAGCATACAGGCAAGCTCCAACGTGAGAACATGCCTCCCTAGTGCCTGCCATGCACGTGCAATGGGCCGAGAGCACAAGGCCATGTTTCTTGCAGAGAATCCACACATGTAGAGGCTGGTCTGGCAACCTTTGTGAGTGGTTCACCTGCAAAGGACATGTTTTAAAGTGCAAATTAGCGTTCGGCACATCTCCGCACGTCACTGTCGAGTTTTTCGCGCTACTGAACGAGCAATCGCGACAAGCTTGATCAGTTAAAGCAGGCCTTCATCGCGCGACGCGACAAGTGCATGGGACCTAAATTTTTGGTTGGGAAATATGTGGCAAGTAATATGAATCCCTCCACACGTTGccgtatctttctttttttttttcttcgtgcatTAAATTGGCAGGTTTCCAAACTGAACAAACCAACAACAGCTCATATCAAAtatgagattaaaaaaaaaaaaaaagaacgcgtgaTGGCACTTTGACATCGAGTGACAGTTCGAAAATAGCCGAGGGGATTGTCACACTAAATCACTTGGGCATTTAATAAacgttatttcactctctctcgctctgaaaataaaaaaataaactgcTACTTACCTCTCCAAGCAGAAGCACCTTGTCATCTTGCAACTGTTTAGCCGACAGATCCTTGACCCAACCGCTTGTGAAATAATTGTGCGCCTCGGTCGActtgaatgccttcatttcttcGAGGGTCAAATAGTTCGCAGAGAAAACAAGATAATTGACGATGTCTCCGTAAGCAATGTCCGGAAATATGTCCACATCGCTTGAAGTATCCGTTCCCGCTCGCAGCGTGAAGGGGTCGATGTTGTCGCACATTCGCATTTTTTTCAGCATAGCGAAGGCGCTCAGGCCCCGTAAGATCTGAATAATAAGTCGGGTCTAAGGGCTGCTTACTACGAAGCGTCGTCATCTCGCACGAAAAGCACCGCAATCGCCTGAACTACTGCCAGAAACCACGAGGAAACGAGCGCGGCCCGGACAATGCACTGCGTCGACTCCACACAGACGCACGAGGCGCTGGACGCACAAACACCGCAACAGCATGGCCGATCGTCGCTGCGCGTGCAGCTGAGCTAGAATGGGTGTTCTCTGGCTAGTGTTTCTGTCGAAGACTGTAATGCAGTACTTTCTTCCTCTGAATTATATCAAATATGGACATAAACGATATCCTACAAAAGGAGGAACGTGCCAAGCAGTGTCTTCCGCCATTGTTTTGTTAACAACGACAAATGACGAACTCTAGAACCGAAACTCGCGTTGTGTTCTACGTTATCTAGCTACGCAACCATCTTACGCTTATATTTTGTAGCTTTATTGTATTTACATGTAAGATAATGTTTGTAGtgttcagtatttttttttactttgttggTCTTGGTTTTTGAAGTCGCTTGGCGCAGCCGTAGCGAAACTACATGTACACATGACGACACAACCACATGACCACATGTTGCTGAGTTCTGTCACGTGTTTCCTGTTTTTTGGTGTTTTTGTTCAAAGTCGACGGAATGGTTTCATGCTTTCAGTTGTCATCGATGCATGCATTTTGCTCGATTGATGCAGTGTAAACAAAGAAAGACCGAAACCAGTGGACTTTCCGTGTCGTGCCCACCTGCACTCGCAGCTGCGCGAACGTCGCAAAAATGACACCCAACGGTGCTCGGATTCGCGCGCAGTCTAGGAAGGAAGTGTACGACAGGCTCCACAAGATACGCCTGGTAAGCGACTACAGTTAACTAATTCCGTGATTGACGCGGTAGTAAATAATCCCGTGCCTTGCGAGTCAGTGTGAACAATGGCAGCACGCTGTGACGCTTTCCTTTTTTACACGTGCGCATTTGACTTGCCAGGAACTTGAGGACTTGAGGCGTCATTGCGGTCGAAGTGACAAGGATGCTGTCGAGGCCCTCAAGCGGACTTGTAGAGAGCAGGAGGAAGAAATCGAGCGTTTGAAGATGGCACACGAGGTATTTTTTTAGATATTTTGGATGACTTGAGAGACGTGACGTGCAGAGAGCTGTTCGGGCTATTACCCCTGTTCTCTTCCTAGAATGTGTCTTGTTTCGCACTTTTACGTTAATCACATGCAATacctattattattaatattattatttcggTGCTGTGACTGAGTTGTGACCTAGAAGGGCATTTTAGAAGAATCTGCACGTTTGATGAAAATAAGTAGGTATGGAGGGGATGGGGGGTGCGGAGTACACATTTCAAGCAAATGAATGACCTAAACATTGTTAAGCACTGCCAACGAACTTTTTTTTATGAATAACCAAAATATACATGGTACGAGAGCGTCTTAGGTAATTTCCGTGGTCTTTTCAAATGCGTGATACAGGCTTTCTAGATCTTTCACTGTTTGTAAGCACTTTTGAACTGTTACGGAGTGCACAACAGTCATGCAACGTTATGTAGCGACGTGATCTGGCATTAGAGCCAGTGACATTCATAAGGGAAAACAAGTGGTCCATGCAAGCCAACATCTCATACTAACACCAAGACTTACATCATTTCTGGTACAAGAAGAAAATTTAAATGTGTAATGCTGTGTGTACATCGATTGTTTTCAGGAAGCACAAGAACAAATAAAGCACCTGAAGCTACTGCTGTCTGCAAAGGGAGAAGACGAAATTGAATTGGTTGAGGCTGAAACTTGCATTGATCACAATGCTAATTCACAGGTAAACACCAGTTATGTAATTAAATGGAGGCAGCTTGCCATACATACCCACAGCCTTAATCAAACCCATATTAACGCAATAgagttaaagagttcgtttcgcagaaattttgacatcggcatcgttggttgtaaGTGAAGAATcagcattgtccgtgagcgaaaatttgagatagatgcaaataaagaaacaataaaaaaaatctttggttcgaatAGGAATCGAACCCCGGAtctctgcgtggcaagtaggtgttccaCCATAGAGCCACACctgtgcttgaaattgcttcggaaaaagacactATATGAATATTACGTAGTGCAaggagtgtcattaacacatgcaatattgtgtggcagaagcgtagaatcacaccaggcatcACCCGATGCGAGACAATCATCTGGAATGAGGACCGTATGCAATAGAACAAAAATGGATCTTCTAAACCCATCTGAACGAAAGTTGTCATTCACTGAACATTCATGAGTGAGTCTATGTCAATCTGGGATTTCGCTCATAAATGTTCAATGTACCATAAGTCTTCTTCAAATGGGTTtggaacatccattcttgttttattgcgtacAGTTCTCATTCCAGATGATTGTAACATGCCGGTTTAGTTTCTAGCTTGTTAAAGTTTGGAAAACTCTTGCTCCAAAGAAGGCTCATGAAattctaacagcgaagctgtttagcaaatcgttccttgtatctcgtattgcgaaactatcatcatcataaatgggtatgtgctgCAGAAATCGGGTAAaccgcactactcaccactggtccactaaaaatgaagaagagaactattgtcatcaaacgggtatgtgctagtgtgtggcctatcagaaaactatcatcataaatgggtatgttccacagaaattgggtaaaccccactactcaccactggtccgctgaaaatgaagaaggctaCAGTTAGCCctacaaatggctgcgaagtgacggcggTGAGCCGAAAACCCCAAGTATGTACAACGAGACAATGCTAGGGATCGGGAAAAGCAACAGTGGctgtgagaagaccccgaagttATGGAAGGTCTATGGCAATTACGACGTTCCTGTAGATCTACGAGAgttgcgaacgcttggtttcagcatgaggttttgtctctggagtttgggcaaccgtgtcgtgtctgtgactgtctgtggtttaactcgaacctctctgtgctgacaatcaacggagaaacaacctggcatcaccTATCCAAAgactagcaacgacctagaagcaacctagaaataacctgcatcacctagctaaggcctagaaacaacctagaagcaaccaaattagggttcagaattgtccagttctgctgtttcaagccttgcacggcaagcttcgccaatttttttccaATGTCTTGAAAACTGAACATTTCCTTTCTGAGCGTCCTCTCTATCGTGTTGTCTTTCTTACCAAGtccgcgctcccctatgcaagatGAATATTGTATACTACAAGAATAATTGCAtaattgaaatcagcacacagaTATACTAAACTTGGCATGTTTCATGCTAATTGATTaggaatttcaagaaaaattttcaagtgCAGTGCCCCTCCATAAATGCAAGTTGCAGCTTTGCACAAAAAAAATGCAAGTAATTTTTTTTTGGCATTTAATTTATATAGTCAATTGCTAGCAAGTACAAAACATGAATATTGAGAGTGTGCTTCCGACAAAATATTTAAAACCTGAAATTTGTCATGGCTCTCTTTAAACACATGAAATTGTCGCAAGGTAATCTTAGTATTCATTTCTGTTAAGAAGTGCTTCAAAATGTCGATCTGTAATTTTCACGCCTGACAGAATGTCATTTGAGAACCATTTACAGAAATGAATTGTGTCTTGATGAGTGTGGCATACCTTATTAAGTTAAGCTAAAGTATTATACATTCTGATGCGCCTTAAATGCTGATTTTTAAATATAGCTTCCTCTTACTGTCAAGTTAGAAAATAAACTTTCTACTCAAAGAATTCTTGCACTGCGATGAAGCATGAAGCAGTATGTAGAAGGGCCCACCACAGCCAGGACACGTGCTAAATGGGCATATTATATCTGGAGTTGTAGCTGGATTTGAGTGTTTGAAAGCTTTTGTGCATTTGCATAAATAGTTGCAATTGATGGCACTCACTGGGTGATGAAAGCCGTGTTTTTTGCTTTTAACAATAAATGTATGTAGAATTTGCATTTGGCAGCAGGTTAGGGGTAAACACTTCTAAATTTACATGAACACCTGTTTTAAACATTTCACTCTGCCGCAAcgccaataaagtttttcatgtGGATGCACACAGTCTACATAGTCCTTCAATTTTATAGAATCTTTCTAATGTACGTCAGACCAACTTCATTGCTCTTGTCGttatattctctctctctttgatgttCTTCCTGGACGGTCGTTCATTTTCTAATTGTGAATGCACCTTGCCTTGACCAGTTGCTTCAAGGTCAACTTCTGGACAGACTGTGGGCTGCTGAAAAACATGCTTGGAGCATGGAAGCTGAAAGAGACAACCTCAACATCTTGCTTTCAAAAAAGGTGCTTGAACTGAACAGGCTGCAGCTCCTCTACTCTGAACAATCGAAGGTACTTTATTTTAttcatgtatttatttatttttgcagtcTGTGTAGGTGCTTTAAATTGATATGGCCATGATGCATTGAGTTTCACATTGTGCAGAAGCATAGCCAGGATCTTATTTTAAAAGAATGGATGGGCGGGGGggaagcacacacacatatatgtgtgtgtgtgtttgcatgcATGCCTGTCTATACACGTACAAACTGGGAAAAAATTTTATGTGAGGGGGGACTCAactcccccacccctcccccacgGATCTGGCTTCATTGTGATATTCAGTGATAAGGTGCTCTGTAGGGACCCTTCTGCATGATCCGTTGctctactaattaaaaagtttttgctttttgtctgtaAGTATTTGTGTCCATTAAGGGAACAacagtggtgggaatgccttccagcattttggagcagccattggagcaggcaaaatctgcttttggagcagctaccccTGTGTTTGGAGCAGGCACGGACTTTTCATGAAACACACAGAGGAAGAAAATTTTGCCTAGAATTTAGCCAAGCTGCCTAGAATTAGCCAATTTAGCCTAGAAATTTAGCCAAGCtgcaaggaaagcccgcgaaatacaaaaaaaaaaagatccgcgtgactagcgcactcgcgcgccgtgatcgtgctgctctcagccatggtagccaccatagccgtggtttgaccgaacgaaatcagctgcggcagcgactcgccggctccattgcagcggtaggccgataagttggcggttgttgcttggcccgcgctcgctaaaacttgcaccgtcacgcgcgccaactggctgacacagGCCAAGAAACTACTGCCaatttatcggcctaccgctgcaactagctgtgacgaagccggcgagtcgcggccgcagctgatttcgtttgctcaaaccacggctgagagcagcacaatcgcggcgcgcgaaagcgctagtcacgtgttttttttttcgtatttctcggGCTTTTTTGCAGCTCAGAAGAAATgatacacgtgagactttctttctcgcaaataatgcaatgggggtttgtgaagacgctctcgaactttgcaaatcccatttcttgcctaaagtcgaTATTTAGAAAttgagttaaataatcctaattaacaaattatttacaaaacaaaaagtatctgtagcgcgcaaggtggctgtcagcaatatgtaaatgatttcactcaactgcctctaatattgcatttttaaacccttggcacaagttagctgggacacccgacacacacgcgcgaacacacacacacacacacacacacacacacacacacacacacacacacacacacacacacaccacacacacacacacacacacacacacacacacacacacacacacacacacacacacacacacacacacacacacacacacacacacacacacaccacacacacacacacacacacacacacacacacacacacacacacaccacacacacacacacacacacacacacacacacacacacacacacacacacacacacacacaccacacacacacacacacacacacacacacacacacacacacacaccacacacacacacacacacacacacacacacacacacacacacacacacacacacacacacacacacacacacacacacacacacacacacacacacacacacacacacacacacacacacacacacacacacacacacacacacacacacacacacacacacacacacacacacacacacacacacacacacacacacacacacacacacacacacacacacacatatatatactgcgtgccgcgataacgttttacgcaataaaaatttactgcgccgctgaacttgctgACGCCACAGTGTCTCTTTTCGAAAGTGCGGAAATCGGTCGATAAATGATTCCTACTTCCGCGCGACTGCAGCGATGCAAGCATAGGGAAAGAACGAATGTGAgatggcggccaccgacgaccgCGCCAGTATGACGTATCGCTGACAACCCTGTCGCGTCGCGCTGCTTTAAGCCTATTGCACGCATTTAGCCGCTGATCGTTGCTGCTCGTTGTGCCGGACCGTGTTCacacgcgcaccgctttgtagaaacgaaagcagctcgctgttgagCAGTTGATCGTTGCGGATCGTGCACACAGAAACCATGCTACACTCACGCCATTACGATAAACGTACGCGTACGGAACAGCAAGCGTAGCTCTgtcgtaaccatactgcacgcttttattaggtgacaacacaaacgcacctccgtccgctgccaggacagctagagcatcagcatcgaggagtgcgcatcgcttgcagaaagcgaagGTTGCGGCGCGGTTGCAGTGCTGCTAGGGTAGCTAGGGTGCTAGTGCTGCTGTACCGTTGCCACTGATACTGAATTGGATTGCGTCGGCTGTCACGACGACTGGAACGCTAGTGGCGCcattaacaaatgcagcagctcaagatggcgaccacgacgtacatccactcacgaagcgcgctgtccacgaaacattagtttcggttcctaacACCACGTTGTGGCGCAGCAGTGgcgcaaattaggcaaaaaagacccttttggagcagtgtggagcagcaattgccagttggcgcagattggcgcaattggcgcaggttTCCCACCACTGGAACAAATCATTACGTGTTGGACATCTAATTCTTACCAGGCAAGAGGCCTGACTGTCTTGCTCTTAGGTAAACACCTCTATTTGTTAGCTATCGCATCTCATTGTATGTGCGAAAAATAGGCTTGCACCTTTATGGGCCTGTTGAACTGTTAGCAGGATTTAAAACTTTATAGACCTCCGGTTAACGGATTTTTGGAAGATCATGCACAAAAGTACAGTCACTGTCAAGATTTtggagaccacgggagcgcgtgacaAACAGTGCCGTGACACCTCCTGACagctgcttgcgaag harbors:
- the LOC119389472 gene encoding uncharacterized protein LOC119389472 produces the protein MLKKMRMCDNIDPFTLRAGTDTSSDVDIFPDIAYGDIVNYLVFSANYLTLEEMKAFKSTEAHNYFTSGWVKDLSAKQLQDDKVLLLGEVNHSQRLPDQPLHVWILCKKHGLVLSAHCTCMAGTREACSHVGACLYAVETSVQMRNATSCTSLSNTWLPAYVEEVHFKRLKDIDFTSSRVKKRKQDDIINSCSSAETEVEKEVDIPAPTEQELRDFYKAIESANVVPAIFSVLPEYQHYFKEPVRAKHAHLENLADDPAGV
- the LOC119389474 gene encoding uncharacterized protein LOC119389474, whose protein sequence is MTPNGARIRAQSRKEVYDRLHKIRLELEDLRRHCGRSDKDAVEALKRTCREQEEEIERLKMAHEEAQEQIKHLKLLLSAKGEDEIELVEAETCIDHNANSQLLQGQLLDRLWAAEKHAWSMEAERDNLNILLSKKVLELNRLQLLYSEQSKKLLEATRALATPSSSRNTSSCDVSCV